A single window of Gloeocapsa sp. DLM2.Bin57 DNA harbors:
- the sbcD gene encoding exonuclease subunit SbcD: MIKILHLSDIHMGSGFSHGKINPNTGINTRLEDFIKTLSTCIDKAIDLNVDLVLFGGDAFPDATPPPYVYDAFAEQFKRLAKANIATILLVGNHDQHSQGNGGASLSIYRTLDVPGFIVGDRIKTHLINTPHGDVQVITIPWLTTTILQAREITRNLSLNEIDKLLLDRLESALEGEIRKLKPDIPTILLGHLMLDRASIGSERFLAVSKGFSVPVSLLIREEIDYVALGHVHKHQNLNPSNDPPIIYPGSIERVDFSEEKEDKGYVLIELTRGEAKWQFCPLDVRRFCTIRVDASDSSTPEATILKAIAKYPIQDAVVRLFYKLRSEQLSAVNTNNLGEALASAHQVSIHPEIVSPASSPRIPEFNVGHSLDYLQALATYIDNHEHLQDIGQEMLEAAKTLVED; this comes from the coding sequence GTATAGATAAGGCGATAGATCTTAATGTTGACTTAGTTTTATTTGGTGGTGATGCTTTCCCTGATGCTACCCCACCTCCTTACGTTTATGACGCTTTTGCAGAACAATTTAAACGATTAGCTAAGGCTAATATAGCAACTATTTTGTTAGTAGGGAATCATGATCAACATTCTCAGGGTAATGGTGGTGCTAGTTTATCAATCTATCGTACTCTAGATGTTCCTGGTTTTATCGTAGGAGATAGAATTAAAACTCATTTGATTAACACCCCCCATGGTGATGTTCAAGTGATAACGATTCCTTGGCTAACTACTACTATTTTACAAGCTCGTGAGATTACTCGCAATCTTTCTTTAAATGAAATCGATAAATTATTACTCGATCGTCTCGAAAGCGCTTTAGAGGGAGAAATACGCAAGTTAAAACCAGATATCCCAACAATTTTATTAGGTCATTTAATGCTCGATCGCGCTAGTATTGGTTCAGAAAGATTTTTAGCGGTTAGTAAGGGTTTTTCTGTACCTGTTTCCTTATTAATAAGAGAAGAAATTGATTATGTTGCACTAGGTCACGTCCATAAACATCAGAATCTCAACCCCTCCAATGATCCACCGATTATTTATCCTGGGAGTATTGAAAGAGTAGATTTTTCTGAGGAAAAAGAAGATAAGGGTTATGTTTTAATAGAATTAACTCGTGGTGAAGCTAAATGGCAATTTTGTCCCCTTGATGTGCGTCGTTTTTGTACGATTAGAGTTGATGCTTCTGATTCTTCTACTCCTGAAGCTACTATTTTAAAAGCGATCGCTAAATATCCTATTCAAGATGCGGTAGTTCGTCTTTTCTATAAACTTCGTAGTGAACAATTATCAGCAGTTAATACTAATAACCTAGGTGAAGCTTTAGCTTCAGCCCATCAAGTTAGTATCCATCCCGAGATTGTTTCTCCTGCATCTAGTCCACGTATTCCTGAATTTAACGTAGGTCATAGTCTGGATTATCTCCAAGCTTTAGCTACTTATATCGATAATCATGAACACCTGCAAGATATTGGTCAAGAAATGCTCGAAGCTGCTAAAACTCTTGTTGAAGATTAA